In Uranotaenia lowii strain MFRU-FL chromosome 2, ASM2978415v1, whole genome shotgun sequence, one genomic interval encodes:
- the LOC129748335 gene encoding eclosion hormone-like, with product MVALKLVPVAIFATMVVILLTNSVEANPQLDLLGGYDMIGVCINNCAQCKKMFGEFFEGHLCAEACIQFKGKMVPDCEDINSIAPFLTKLN from the exons ATGGTAGCTCTTAAACTAGTTCCAGTTGCAATTTTCGCCACCATGGTGGTCATTCTGCTAACCAACAGCGTAGAAGCGAACCCTCAGCTAG ATCTTCTCGGCGGATACGATATGATTGGAGTGTGCATCAACAATTGCGCCCAGTGCAAGAAGATGTTTGGAGAGTTCTTCGAGGGCCATCTGTGTGCCGAAGCCTGCATCCAGTTCAAGGGCAAGATGGTTCCGGACTGTGAGGATATCAACTCGATTGCCCCGTTCCTGACCAAACTGAACTGa